A DNA window from Candidatus Eremiobacterota bacterium contains the following coding sequences:
- a CDS encoding hydantoinase/oxoprolinase family protein produces the protein MSKIRVGIDVGGTFTHAVAIDNRGLDILGFAVTPTTHRAEEGVARGVITVFHDLLDRVKDKGVTGGDIVFVAHSTTQATNALLEGDVAPVGILAVGSGMEGMKAKMDANVPDIEVTSGKFIRTFFTYLDTAKGWDDGLAAPLGALKGAGAKSIVAAEPFSVDDPSRELAIKEAASRIGLPACGTHEMSGLYGLRVRTRTAVINASILPKMMETATLTGQSLSRSSVEAPLMIMRSDGGVMSLEEMKRRPLLTLLSGPAAGIAAALTYIRATDAIFLEAGGTSTDITVIRNGKAVIRSAQIGGHITYMKTLDSRTLGIAGGSMVQVKDGAIADVGPRSAHIAGLPYVSFTSVEDLPPPLAVSTVTPLADDPPYLVVTSGEGKSFAVTTTCAANYLGFIREGEYAFGNTRSLEGVFEALAGHFGKSPRAVAEEIMEKAAQKVIPTLETLVKEYDLREKAIRLIGGGGGSYSIVPYVAKKMNVDYEIARNAEVISAIGAALAMVRDTIERNIFNPKPEDIEAIRREAERSVITMGAAPDSVEVHMEVDGQKNIVRAIATGSIEFKSQDLMQADIGDEGRRKVIAETFATGTDMIALRGSTEYLSVYEVKKEEKRLFNLLRTVKTVMAVLDGKGTIRLQVPRGKFYSCEGAVAPEALRKVIEENREYGDAGSTPPAIFMLHGQRLLDLSSVVEEEQIMALARTELEKAGKAEKVLIIARAGS, from the coding sequence TTGTCTTTGTCGCTCACAGCACCACGCAGGCTACCAATGCGCTGCTGGAAGGCGACGTGGCACCCGTGGGCATCCTGGCTGTCGGCTCGGGCATGGAGGGCATGAAGGCGAAAATGGATGCCAATGTCCCTGACATAGAGGTCACCAGTGGGAAATTCATAAGGACATTCTTCACTTACCTTGACACGGCAAAGGGCTGGGATGACGGCCTGGCGGCCCCGCTCGGCGCTCTCAAGGGCGCAGGTGCAAAAAGCATCGTGGCTGCTGAGCCCTTCAGCGTTGATGATCCCTCACGGGAGCTCGCGATCAAGGAGGCGGCGTCGCGGATCGGCCTTCCCGCATGCGGCACCCACGAGATGTCAGGTCTATATGGCCTTCGCGTGAGAACCAGGACGGCCGTCATAAACGCGAGCATCCTGCCCAAGATGATGGAGACGGCCACCCTTACCGGCCAGAGTCTCTCCCGCTCATCAGTGGAAGCCCCTCTTATGATCATGAGGAGCGACGGCGGTGTCATGTCTCTTGAAGAGATGAAGCGCAGGCCCCTGCTCACGCTGCTCTCAGGCCCGGCTGCAGGAATCGCCGCCGCTCTCACCTACATAAGGGCTACCGATGCCATCTTCCTCGAAGCGGGGGGAACCAGCACCGATATCACGGTGATAAGGAACGGCAAGGCAGTGATCCGTTCCGCGCAGATTGGCGGCCATATCACCTATATGAAGACCCTCGACAGCAGGACCCTTGGCATTGCCGGGGGCTCCATGGTGCAGGTGAAAGACGGCGCCATTGCCGACGTGGGCCCCAGGAGCGCCCATATAGCCGGCCTTCCTTACGTAAGCTTCACCTCTGTCGAGGACCTGCCTCCTCCTCTCGCAGTCTCAACGGTGACACCTCTTGCCGACGATCCGCCCTATCTTGTCGTGACCAGCGGGGAAGGGAAGTCTTTTGCAGTCACCACCACGTGCGCGGCAAATTACCTGGGATTCATCAGGGAGGGGGAATATGCCTTCGGGAACACCCGGTCCCTCGAGGGGGTCTTCGAGGCCCTTGCAGGGCATTTCGGGAAGAGTCCCCGCGCCGTCGCCGAGGAGATCATGGAAAAGGCGGCGCAGAAGGTCATCCCTACCCTGGAGACCCTCGTAAAGGAATATGATTTGAGGGAGAAGGCCATAAGGCTTATCGGAGGCGGGGGGGGATCCTATTCCATCGTGCCTTACGTGGCGAAAAAAATGAATGTTGACTATGAAATCGCCCGAAACGCTGAGGTGATCTCCGCAATCGGCGCGGCATTGGCAATGGTGAGGGATACCATAGAGAGGAACATATTCAACCCTAAGCCCGAAGATATCGAAGCCATAAGGCGTGAGGCGGAGCGGTCCGTCATCACGATGGGTGCCGCGCCTGACTCGGTGGAGGTCCACATGGAGGTTGACGGGCAGAAGAACATTGTAAGGGCAATCGCCACAGGCTCCATAGAGTTCAAGAGCCAGGATCTCATGCAGGCTGACATCGGCGACGAGGGGCGGAGAAAGGTCATTGCCGAGACATTTGCCACAGGGACTGACATGATAGCGCTCAGGGGGAGCACGGAATACCTCTCGGTATATGAGGTGAAAAAGGAGGAAAAACGCCTTTTCAACCTGCTCAGGACGGTAAAGACCGTGATGGCGGTCCTTGATGGCAAGGGGACCATAAGGCTCCAGGTTCCCCGGGGGAAGTTCTATTCCTGCGAGGGCGCAGTCGCACCGGAAGCCCTCAGGAAAGTCATTGAGGAGAACAGGGAATACGGTGATGCCGGCTCAACGCCCCCTGCCATATTCATGCTCCACGGTCAGCGTCTCCTTGACCTCTCGAGTGTCGTCGAGGAGGAGCAGATAATGGCCCTGGCAAGGACAGAGCTTGAAAAAGCGGGAAAAGCGGAAAAAGTGCTCATCATCGCCCGGGCGGGGAGCTAG